In Sphingobacterium sp. SYP-B4668, the sequence TGTCGTTGTCGCCATATTGGCTTCATCGGCCACTTCCCTTAATGTAATCTGTTTGTGAAAATTCCGTAGGATATAGTCATTAATCTTACTGTGCCTGCTGGTTTCTTTAATATTATGGGAAGCAAAATTAGGACTCGCTAAGAGCGTGAAATCTTTGAGGGAACAGACGATATCAAATATTTCAAAAATAGAAGCGAGTCGTTTTAGACCACTCTCATCTATCATTTTACTCATTATTTCAGCGATTTTATACTTTTCTTTACTGTGGATATAAATGCCGCGCGAGGAGAGAGTCAAGATTTCAATCAATGCCGAAAACTCAGGAATGTTTAAAATATCTTGACCGATAAAATTGGATGAGAAATGGATTACCGTCGCATCTGCAGCTTCTTGGACCGGATTTTTTAAGAACGTATTGTCATTCACCCATACATGTGGCAGGTCTGGTCCCATGAGTACCAGATCATTCTCCCCAAAATGTCCAATATGATCCCCTACCATTCGCTTTCCTGTACTTTTGTGGACGAGAACCAGCTCGTATTCTGGATGATAGTGCCAAGGGCATGGAAAGTGACTGCCTTTTTCATTAAATACGATAAAAGATTTATCAAATTCCTTGGGGAGCCTATATTCGATTGCTTTCATTACAGTTGTAGTGGTTAGGTATCCTAAATTTATATAAAAAAAGTATAGGACCCGTAATATAGGCTATATTTTTGAAAAATAGTATCAGTTTTGTGTACGATGTGGAAAGGTGTATCGAATAGGACCGCGGTCCTACACATTGGTTCTGCTTCCTAGCAGTTAGACGCTCTTTCAAATGTCAACTGAATAACTCGCCTTTTGTTACATCCTGATTGACACGGATAGACAACAGAATAAGATGTAGATAAGTACATTCTTTCTTTTAAAAGTTTCCTTGAGAGTGGATATTGCCTTTGATCGCGCAAAATAGACATTGCTTGCAGTTGTATTGAGTCTAGCGCAAATTTCGTCTACATTAAGGTCTTCTAAATATGTCATTTTGAATACTGCCGCTTGTTGCTCGGGAAGCTTGTCCAATTCGGACACGATCAGTTGAGTCAATTCCACCCGAATTATCCTAGTCATGATGTCGTCATCCGCCATCGCAGTTTCCTCCTCGATCGCAACAGCATCCAAATATCTCTTATACTGTGAGGAATCGATGTAGTCATAGCAAGCATTACGTGTGGCGATAAACAGAAAAGCCTTTATATTACACTCCTTTACTACCTTGTCTCGACGCAACCAGAGCTTGAAAAAAGTATCAGATACAATTTCTTCAGCCATCTCCTTATTGTGAATGATTGAGCGCGCAAAGAAGCGCAGCTCTTTACCATATCTAGCCATCAGATATTTTAGGGCAGACTCACGGCCATTTTTAAAATCTTGAAAATATCCAATATCGGTTTTCATCGAAAGCTTAATCTAGGTTAAAAAGGAGCTAACTACTAAATATAACAAAAATTTGATTGGAAGAAATACTTCCAATCAAATTGTGACTGTGTGATTTTTTTGTTCCTTACTTCTCCTCCTGAAGGTCTGCCCATGTATACGTCTTAAAGATGCTGACGGGCAGTCCACTACTACTGACCAGATTGCTGACCTTAGTATAACTCCATCCAAGCCGTGCCGCCGTAGGACTTGGTACATTAGACGAGCTAAGTATAACCTTATTGCCCAAAATCTCTCCATGTGCAGGATAAAACTGTCTGTCTTCGCCTGCTATTTCAAATTGCGTAGGCGGTGCTCCATCTCTTGTCTTTAACCCTGCTTCTGCAAATTTAAAATCAATTATCATCTTACTTCCATCATGGGTTAATCGGTCAAAAACCGGAGATCGATCACCTTCGGGTCTGTTATATTTATCCGCTAATGCTAGATAGGCGAATCGTAACCCGACATCTCTTTTATTCTTGGGATGTATATCCTCTAAATCGGCTATATCATCATTGCTGATCAAGCCACTATGTGCTATTTTTGTACTGGCCTGAAGTTGTGCGAATCGCATATTGGGATTGGCATAATTGGTCTTGAAATCATACATGCGTTTGTAAGGGCATATTTGGGCTATGTAAAAAGAAAAGTCCTTTGCTGATTTGTTCCATAAGGTCCGCCAACTTTGGACCAACGTCTCTAACAACTCTGGATAGTATGCTGGATTGTCCATATTGGCCTCTCCTTGATACCATATGGCTCCAGTGACAGGTATATCGTGTAACGGATAGATCATCGCATTGTACGCCGAGCCTATCTTAAATGGTGAAAAGGGATCGGCTCGTGGCTGTTTATCTTGGAGTAATGCGGCGTCACGTATAGAAGACTGGGCCAGTATAGCATTACGTTCGGCCCAAACCTCTCCCGTGGTGTCGCCCCAGCTGGCGTTGATAATCCCAATGGGCACCTGGAGGGTCTGTCGGAGATGTTTGGCAAAATAGTAACCTACAGCACTGAACCATTCTAAAGAGCCGGCAGCACATTTTTGCCACGTGGCATTCAATTTGTTGGTCGGGATGTCCGACTGTACCTGTTGTACATTCAATAAGCGTATCCCATTCGATGCATCCGCCTTGAGCATCTCATCCAATCCACCGAGCGCATCTTTCATTGGATACCACATATTTGATTGGCCGGAGCATAGCCACACTTCACCGATCAAAATGTCGTTGAATGTCAAACTACTTTTTCCAGATACCTTAATCGATTGTACTGTAAAACTGCCTGCCGGTGTACGAATGGTCTTAGACCATTTGCCTGACTGATCCACCTTAACTTCTTCGGGAGTTAAATCTTCCCAACTCGTCGCAATGGTTACGTATTGGTCTGGGGTTCCAATCCCGGATATGGTAAAATTGCTGTTTTGCTGCAATACCATGTTGCTTTGGAGATTATTTTTGACCTCCAGTTTGGATGATGCTGTTTTGTCGGGCTCAGTTGGCGTAGGCATATCCCCACCTCTCGAATCCGAACATCCCAGTACAAACAACCAGCAGTATATTCCAAAGAAAATTTTCCTATTCATCATATTTCCTATTGCATTGTGGTAATCAATATAAGAGAGCGACCTGGTAGCTGGATGGTAAAGCCATCATCTTTTTGTAAGGTAATATTCTCTACGCTATTAGGTACTGCAAAGCCCTTACTGTCTTTCGCTCCGTCAAAATTTGCACCATCACGTGCTATGTATTTATATACTTTGGCGCCTTGAAGTTTTAATTGTTCTTCAGATTTGAGTTGAAGGGTGTATTCCGAAGCATGGGAATTCACTAGAGCAACCGTTGTCTGTCCATTCTTCCTGGCACTTACTGCCTGAAGTCCTTTCTTAGCGGGGATATCTATCGGATATATGGTGCTTCCATTGGGGAAATAACGGCATAATAATGACATCGGATAAAACCATGGTCGGATAGCTTCATCAGCAGCACCCCCAAATCTTTCTTCACCCAATATATTCCAAAAGCCCCAGCGCTTCAGTTTATCTTGATCCGTATCGCTGTACATCGCATCATCCATATTCCACAATATCACACCATTATAACCAGCCAACATATTCTGTACGACGGCATCTGCTACATCGACACCATAAAAAGCATCATAAATCATCATATTCGAATCATCTCCAGCAAATGGGTCTGCATTGATTCGTGCGGTATTCGTAGCTCCGTGGGCCGAGTTGGGATTGTATTTGAAACCTAGCTCGCCCATAATCATCGCTTTGCCCGCAGGGACAATGCTACGATAGTGTTCGATTACCTGACGATAAGAACCTCCCTTGACCTGGTCATCTGTTGGATACGAATGGATATCATAGGCGTGTATCCTATCTCCAAAATATGCGGCAGGTCTAGTAATCCAATCACTTAGGCTCACGTCATTCCAAATAGCAACATCCGGAGCAATGACTTCGATGCGCTTATCAAGCCCCTTGGTCTGCATAAGGGTCAATATTTCGTCATAGGTCCGTTGCCACAGACTATAATCGCCTCCAATAGAAGACCAGTCTCCAGCAGGCTCATTACACATGTTGTAGTATTTGAGACATGTATAACCACGGATGTCGAGTAGATATTTCAGAAAATCCGTTGAGCGCTCTAGCCAAGCGACATCTACATCACCATTTGATAGTGCTTTCTCTCCCCATTCGCCATACATGACCTGTATTCCGTTCGCTTGACAGAAATCTAGGATCTTAAACAAGATACCTTCGCTAATCTCGGGTGAGTAGATTCCATTTTGATAATAATTCCATCCTTGGGAAGCCATTATCCGCACTAAACCTGGTCGTAAAAATTGAACACGCTCTTGAAGCACTTGCCAGTCTGCTGTACTGAAAGTAGATGCCCCAGTCCAGCGCGAGATATTGTCATATCCACCCCATTGAGGACCGATACCGACAAAAGGTATGCTCGTGACCGGGGTAGAGCGAATAAGGAGATCATTGTTGATATTCTTTGGTTTCATCAACGTATCCTGACAACCAAATGTCGCGCTGATAAACATCACAAAGCAAATAACGGTATGTATTTTCATTGTATTTACGTTTTTGAGATTCATAGTCTATTCTGAAATTTTCTTAATCTGGACCCAGTATTTTTTTGCATTTTCCACAAATCGCTCCCTATCCTTATAAATATCTATCCAAATGAATGTGGGCTGAAGTTCAAACTCAAAGGCCTTGTCTTTTATGATGATGGAATTGTTGTAATCGTCAAGTGCAAGGGTGCTACTTGCTATGAACTTGGCCGTAGACACCAAAGATGTTGAAGAGAAGGTGATGGTACCTTGCTTAGAGTTACGTTTCCACGTGCCTTCTCCAATCGGTATTTTGCGGTATTTACTGTTGACATCT encodes:
- a CDS encoding AraC family transcriptional regulator — encoded protein: MKAIEYRLPKEFDKSFIVFNEKGSHFPCPWHYHPEYELVLVHKSTGKRMVGDHIGHFGENDLVLMGPDLPHVWVNDNTFLKNPVQEAADATVIHFSSNFIGQDILNIPEFSALIEILTLSSRGIYIHSKEKYKIAEIMSKMIDESGLKRLASIFEIFDIVCSLKDFTLLASPNFASHNIKETSRHSKINDYILRNFHKQITLREVADEANMATTTFCNFFKEQYRMTFVEYVTQIRIGHFCKLISDKDKSILEAAYICGFNSIANFNRQFKKIKGMSPSEFKRVVVVN
- a CDS encoding RNA polymerase sigma factor; this encodes MKTDIGYFQDFKNGRESALKYLMARYGKELRFFARSIIHNKEMAEEIVSDTFFKLWLRRDKVVKECNIKAFLFIATRNACYDYIDSSQYKRYLDAVAIEEETAMADDDIMTRIIRVELTQLIVSELDKLPEQQAAVFKMTYLEDLNVDEICARLNTTASNVYFARSKAISTLKETFKRKNVLIYILFCCLSVSIRM
- a CDS encoding sialate O-acetylesterase; translation: MMNRKIFFGIYCWLFVLGCSDSRGGDMPTPTEPDKTASSKLEVKNNLQSNMVLQQNSNFTISGIGTPDQYVTIATSWEDLTPEEVKVDQSGKWSKTIRTPAGSFTVQSIKVSGKSSLTFNDILIGEVWLCSGQSNMWYPMKDALGGLDEMLKADASNGIRLLNVQQVQSDIPTNKLNATWQKCAAGSLEWFSAVGYYFAKHLRQTLQVPIGIINASWGDTTGEVWAERNAILAQSSIRDAALLQDKQPRADPFSPFKIGSAYNAMIYPLHDIPVTGAIWYQGEANMDNPAYYPELLETLVQSWRTLWNKSAKDFSFYIAQICPYKRMYDFKTNYANPNMRFAQLQASTKIAHSGLISNDDIADLEDIHPKNKRDVGLRFAYLALADKYNRPEGDRSPVFDRLTHDGSKMIIDFKFAEAGLKTRDGAPPTQFEIAGEDRQFYPAHGEILGNKVILSSSNVPSPTAARLGWSYTKVSNLVSSSGLPVSIFKTYTWADLQEEK